The following are from one region of the Cloacibacterium sp. TD35 genome:
- a CDS encoding glycosyltransferase family A protein translates to MKPLTIFTPTFNRASLLQRLYESLKAQTNQDFVWMIINDGSTDHTDEVVKGFIDDKVLEIQYIKQENQGMHGAHNTAYENCKTVLNTCVDDDDKMPENAVEVILEKWNALGEKQNKYSGIIALDAYFDGQLIGTVFSTESTTLEDFYLNGGSGDKKLIYRTEIMNKYPKYPIFEGEKYVGLGYKYLLADQDYELATLNEVVCLIDYQPEGSSNNMWRQYYKNPKGFAFIRKQGMLLSKSRKKRLLDAIHYVSHSFKSRNGRFIAESPRKFLTIAMIPLGFVLYLYTMYKNKKQGGLYHR, encoded by the coding sequence ATGAAACCCCTCACCATTTTCACCCCCACCTTTAACCGAGCATCTTTGCTTCAGAGATTGTATGAATCTTTGAAAGCGCAGACCAACCAAGATTTTGTGTGGATGATTATCAACGATGGTTCTACAGACCATACAGATGAGGTGGTAAAAGGATTTATAGACGATAAGGTGTTGGAAATTCAGTATATCAAACAAGAAAATCAGGGAATGCATGGCGCGCACAATACGGCTTATGAAAATTGCAAAACCGTGTTGAATACCTGTGTGGATGATGATGATAAAATGCCCGAAAATGCAGTAGAAGTGATTCTAGAAAAATGGAATGCTCTTGGCGAAAAACAAAATAAATACAGCGGAATCATCGCATTGGATGCTTATTTTGATGGCCAACTCATCGGAACGGTGTTTTCTACGGAATCTACTACGCTGGAAGATTTTTATTTGAACGGTGGGAGTGGTGATAAAAAACTGATTTACCGTACAGAAATAATGAATAAATATCCTAAATATCCCATTTTTGAAGGAGAAAAATACGTCGGATTAGGGTATAAATATTTGTTGGCAGACCAAGATTATGAATTGGCAACGCTGAATGAAGTGGTGTGTCTGATAGATTACCAACCAGAAGGTTCATCGAACAACATGTGGAGACAGTATTATAAAAATCCAAAGGGATTTGCCTTCATCCGAAAACAAGGAATGCTGCTTTCTAAGTCTAGAAAAAAAAGACTGTTAGACGCAATACACTATGTTTCTCATAGTTTTAAATCCAGAAATGGGCGCTTTATTGCAGAATCTCCAAGAAAATTTCTCACGATAGCCATGATTCCATTGGGTTTTGTTTTATACCTTTACACTATGTATAAAAATAAAAAACAGGGAGGATTATACCACAGATAG